The genomic segment TGAGAAAGACAATATTATGGTCATAGTGCCAAATAGCGATTCAGaagatgataattattttgctaaattgAAACCTAAATGCTGCCTTAACAGAAtaaagttgcaagaaaaactaATGCTTACTTTGCAGGAAGCTTTTTTCTTATTATATGGTCTTggttgtttacaaataattacctCTGATAATAAATTGTTGAACATTCAAGAGAGCTGGGATACTTTTGTGCATTCTGATAAGGATTTTATCCCAAGATATGTTGTATACCACTACTTCAGGTCGAAGGGTTATGTTGTGAAGCCAGGAATCAAGTTTGGTGGTGACTATTGTAAGAGTTACATctaatgtttgatttattgcaTTTGGTTTACATTTTTAAAGCAACCTTTCaatgatttaatttaatttcagtgTTGTACAAAGAAGGCCCTGGAGTCTCACATGCTGATTACATTGTTGTCTTCAAATTGGCATACCAAAACGATGATTGGCTTTCAATCCTTGGCCATGTTAGAATGGCTAATACTACTGTAAaggtataaattttatttatattataaattttatattctGTAGCTTTTATCTACaaaatacttttctttgtttCCAGGAAATATTAATAGCAGAAGTTTCTAGACCAGACAAACCTCATAAACTTCCAGAAGACTTGAAATTGTATAGTGTAAGAGAAATATTGCTAAATAGGAAAAAACCAGTGTCAATAAATAATGATGTTGAATAGATGCAATCTTTTATATTtacactaaaaaaaatataacagtatCTACAAAGTCTAACTTTACATCATGCTCTTTTGATTGGTTTCTTGACACCAGTTCTCCTGAATTCActtctttcttttaaatattcttctgTACATAAATTCCTGAATGCATCATTTTTATACCAGTTGGAAAGACAGTCCTTTAGAACAGAGTTTTGTTCTCTACATGATATGACCATCATTAATGAAGAACTTTTGCAGCAATTTTCAAATTCAGCTACTTCtttagtacatttttcttttttagccTTATCTCGCATGAGTTTAGGTATCAGTACCTCTACTTCCACTTTTCTCAGGGTTCTGTCATCAGGATCACCTGAAATGTTACAAATATCATTATATGTCTTAACTATAAgctttacttattattattattatacttaaataataaagacTTATGCTTAAGCATTGTTGCTGTCCCTACCAGGAAGATATCCATAGAAGAAATTGTTTAAGAATACGTACCTAACCCGTGAGGGCCTTCAGATAGCTTTTTGGATAGTACTGTTTTTTCATTCGACATGGTTCTAATTCAGTATAATCAACAATTTATCGTACTTAATAATTCAATGAACATGGATCTTTTCGTTgttcattatcattatttgatatggtaaagtaataaaattacctaAAAGTCTACAACTTGTCTACAACCCAACCAACCACTGTCAAGATGACATCTGTCAAGCgaataatgtttttttcctGTAGAAATACAGTACTTGACCTACAGTTTACAGCCGCCCcgtttacttacattatttaatatCAGATTTATCGTGCGTGACATAAAATGCTAAAACGGTTGTTAAATCAACAAGGATTATGGACTTATCTTTCTGTCTATCCTTCTGTGTCCCCTGCCTACATCATGTCCTCATGGCCTACCTTATAAAACCATagagttgtttattttttattggccaAAAATCAACAGCCCAAAGCTAGCTAAATATTTAATGTGTGGCCTGTATAGAAAAACATGGCAATCGACTTTTGTTGCTATTTCTTTTGAAGTAAGTACAGATGAAAGAGATAGAGTTATCGACAAGATGTCAAGGATGTCAACGTAGAGCTTATTTTCGAGGAAGTGAGTGAATTTGAATGAACTGGAATGAACGAACAAGTCGCCAGCAATACTTCGTGAGCTTGCATTTTCGACGTAGCCTGTCACTTTTCAATCATTTTGGATTTAGCCGAAGTTTATCCCGTGAATTATCGTTGTTCAatgattttattgttattttgttagaataCAGTGAGTATAGTGCTAGTTACGTTTATGTAAAGTTTAGTTAAA from the Pectinophora gossypiella chromosome 11, ilPecGoss1.1, whole genome shotgun sequence genome contains:
- the LOC126370881 gene encoding tRNA-splicing endonuclease subunit Sen2-like; the encoded protein is MTTSQTGDDCHTNDPNNLFPIESLRFPLDNSMRIIFTGYYNGFSVEVRSVDEMALLYHMGCFGKGTASRSKPRAAQSDGSPSIIRKRQFLKRNYWYKKFADPRQTTEGGMFLKEVKELSNKIMHDSKALNRKGVIDLVSSDEDVSTGNEELSNEMGGFQPNEKDNIMVIVPNSDSEDDNYFAKLKPKCCLNRIKLQEKLMLTLQEAFFLLYGLGCLQIITSDNKLLNIQESWDTFVHSDKDFIPRYVVYHYFRSKGYVVKPGIKFGGDYLLYKEGPGVSHADYIVVFKLAYQNDDWLSILGHVRMANTTVKEILIAEVSRPDKPHKLPEDLKLYSVREILLNRKKPVSINNDVE
- the LOC126370891 gene encoding COX assembly mitochondrial protein homolog, with translation MSNEKTVLSKKLSEGPHGLGDPDDRTLRKVEVEVLIPKLMRDKAKKEKCTKEVAEFENCCKSSSLMMVISCREQNSVLKDCLSNWYKNDAFRNLCTEEYLKERSEFRRTGVKKPIKRA